Genomic DNA from Candidatus Sulfurimonas marisnigri:
ATTTATGCCCATTTTGATTATCATAACCAATAAAAATAGTTTCTCCATTTTCAAGTGTAACACGACCCGAACCTTGAACTTCTAAAAAAAACAAATCTACTTTTGAGTCTGTATAGCAAATAATTTTAGCATCTAAAGCTTTTACATGTAGCTCTTCTCTATCATAATATGGAACTACTCTATTGCCTGCTAGTCTTCCTCTCAGTCTATAGTTTTTAAGTTCACTGTACTGGGCACCTAAATCAATAATTAGCAAGTCGTTGGGAGTCTCATATACCGGATAGACATATGGCTCTTTTTTTACTAATGAACCTCTTAATTGTGCTTCATAGTAACCTGTTAATAAAGCATCATTTTCGCTAGTTTTCATAGTGATTTCATATGGGATAAACTCATTTGTTAAAAATGTTTCTGGATTTAAAGTTTGCTCTGCACGCAGACATAAATCTTTGTAAATATTTTTTGTTTTTTTACTTTTACAACTATTTACAAAAGAGTCTAAGGCATTAATATAATTCTCTTTTTTATACTCCGGCAACTCATCAAAGCTACATTTTACAAGATAAGTTTTAGGCATACTTTCTAACACTACATGCGGAGATTTTGAACAACCAATAAAAAATATTAAAATTATAAAAATGAGTATATTATATTTCATAGGTAGAATTATACAGATATTAAATTAAAAACGATATAATTGCAAAAATTTAGATGTAGGATAAATAATAATAATATGCAAGATTTAAGCTATTACGAAATATTAGAAGTCTCACAAAATGCAGACAAAACAACAATTAAAAAAGCTTACAGAACAATGGCTAAGATTTACCATCCAGATAAAAATCCTGGAGACAAAGAGGCTGAGCACAAATTTAAGTTATGCAACGAAGCTTATCAATGTTTAAGTGATGAAAAACAGCGAAGTGTCTATGACCGTTATGGAAAAGAAGGTTTACAAGGAATGGGTGGC
This window encodes:
- the mltA gene encoding murein transglycosylase A translates to MKYNILIFIILIFFIGCSKSPHVVLESMPKTYLVKCSFDELPEYKKENYINALDSFVNSCKSKKTKNIYKDLCLRAEQTLNPETFLTNEFIPYEITMKTSENDALLTGYYEAQLRGSLVKKEPYVYPVYETPNDLLIIDLGAQYSELKNYRLRGRLAGNRVVPYYDREELHVKALDAKIICYTDSKVDLFFLEVQGSGRVTLENGETIFIGYDNQNGHKYSSIGKHLIEMGEISKENISLQTIKEWFIKNTSRVDEVLNYNRSIVFFKQSIQKATGALGLALTPERSVAVDPSFIPLGSMLYLSADINKKSVNRIVMAQDTGGAIKGSIRADMFLGFGDEAAEIAGELKSPLKLWILLPKNEIN